A genomic window from Rhodococcus sp. KBS0724 includes:
- a CDS encoding proline--tRNA ligase, giving the protein MITRLSHLFLRTLRDDPSDAEVASHKLLVRAGYVRRIAPGVYSWLPLGLRVLREVERVVREEMNAMGGQEILLPALLPREPYEASNRWTEYGAGLFRLKDRKGNDYMLGPTHEELFALTVKGEYNSYKDFPVTLYQVQTKYRDEERPRAGILRGREFVMKDSYSFDLTDEGLTASYQAHRDAYEKIFTRLGVKYVIVSATSGAMGGSASEEFLAESEIGEDTYVRCLESGYAANVEAVKTVVPEAIPFDGLPEAKVYDTANTPTIDTLVDWANGADLGRTISAADTLKNIMVKTRLPGGEWELLGIGIPGDREVDEKRLEASLEPAEFVMITETDFKNNPFLAKGYIGPKALQANGVRYLVDPRVVDGTSWITGADEDGKHVVGLVAGRDFTPNGTIEAAEVRDGDASPDGAGTLVSARGIEIGHVFQLGRKYTDVFDVNVLAENGKPVRPTMGSYGVGVSRLVAVIAEQHHDEKGLRWPAEVSPADVYLVIANKDETAREGAEGLAAQLDRAGLEVILDDRKASPGVKFKDSELIGVPLIVVVGRGWADGKVEIRDRFTGESREIDADSAIEEIIAAVRG; this is encoded by the coding sequence GTGATTACCCGTCTGTCCCACCTGTTCCTGCGTACCCTGCGTGACGATCCCTCGGACGCCGAAGTTGCCAGCCACAAACTGCTGGTTCGCGCCGGCTACGTGCGTCGTATCGCTCCAGGCGTCTACTCGTGGTTGCCGCTGGGATTGCGGGTGCTGCGCGAGGTAGAGCGCGTTGTCCGTGAAGAGATGAATGCGATGGGTGGCCAGGAAATCCTGCTGCCCGCGTTGCTGCCGCGCGAGCCGTACGAGGCGTCGAACCGCTGGACCGAATACGGCGCCGGACTCTTCCGTCTCAAGGACCGCAAGGGCAACGACTACATGCTCGGCCCGACCCACGAGGAGCTTTTTGCTCTGACGGTCAAGGGTGAGTACAACTCCTACAAGGACTTCCCGGTCACCCTGTACCAGGTGCAGACCAAGTACCGCGACGAAGAGCGTCCGCGTGCCGGCATTCTGCGTGGCCGCGAGTTCGTCATGAAGGACTCGTACTCCTTCGACCTCACCGACGAGGGACTGACGGCGTCGTACCAGGCGCACCGCGACGCGTACGAGAAGATCTTCACGCGTCTGGGCGTCAAGTACGTCATCGTCTCGGCGACCTCTGGTGCCATGGGCGGCAGTGCGTCCGAGGAGTTCCTTGCCGAGAGCGAGATCGGCGAAGACACCTACGTGCGCTGCCTCGAATCCGGTTACGCCGCAAATGTCGAGGCCGTCAAGACTGTTGTGCCCGAGGCCATTCCGTTCGACGGCCTGCCCGAGGCCAAGGTCTACGACACCGCGAACACGCCCACCATCGACACCTTGGTGGACTGGGCGAACGGTGCCGACCTCGGTCGCACGATCAGCGCTGCCGACACCCTCAAGAACATCATGGTCAAGACCCGTCTGCCCGGTGGTGAATGGGAACTCCTCGGCATCGGCATCCCCGGCGACCGTGAGGTCGACGAGAAGCGACTCGAAGCTTCACTCGAGCCTGCCGAGTTCGTCATGATCACGGAGACCGACTTCAAGAACAACCCGTTCCTGGCCAAGGGCTACATCGGCCCGAAGGCGCTGCAGGCCAACGGTGTTCGCTACCTCGTCGATCCGCGCGTCGTCGACGGCACCAGCTGGATCACGGGTGCCGACGAAGACGGCAAGCACGTTGTCGGCCTCGTTGCCGGTCGCGATTTCACGCCAAACGGAACCATCGAAGCTGCCGAGGTTCGCGACGGCGACGCGTCCCCGGACGGAGCCGGCACGCTGGTCTCCGCCCGCGGTATCGAAATCGGTCACGTCTTCCAGCTCGGACGCAAGTACACCGACGTGTTCGACGTGAACGTCCTCGCCGAAAACGGCAAGCCGGTTCGCCCGACCATGGGTTCGTACGGCGTCGGCGTCTCGCGCCTCGTTGCCGTCATCGCCGAGCAGCATCACGACGAGAAGGGCCTGCGCTGGCCCGCCGAGGTCTCACCGGCCGACGTCTACCTCGTCATCGCGAACAAGGACGAGACCGCTCGCGAAGGCGCCGAAGGACTCGCAGCGCAACTCGACCGCGCCGGACTCGAAGTCATCCTCGACGACCGCAAGGCATCGCCGGGCGTGAAGTTCAAGGACTCCGAGCTGATCGGTGTTCCGTTGATCGTTGTCGTCGGCCGTGGTTGGGCTGACGGCAAGGTCGAAATCCGCGACCGTTTCACCGGCGAAAGCCGCGAAATCGACGCCGATTCGGCAATCGAGGAGATCATCGCCGCAGTTCGCGGCTGA
- a CDS encoding acyl-CoA dehydrogenase family protein: MSDTDGLLFNPHTEDFARFDPETRRLLLATVEWFENRGKKQLLQDDLDAVWVSDFLDFVKKEKLFSTFQTPAAFADGDENRRWDGSRNAALSEIFGFYGLAYWYAWQVTILGLGPIWMSENEAAKKRAAQELADGGVMAFGLSERDHGADVYSTDMLLTPADGDVAFRASGEKYYIGNGNVAGMVSVFGRRTDVDGPEGYVFFVADSAHPNYHLVDNVLRGQMYVSNFRLEDYPVREEDILHTGVAAFEAALNTVNVGKFNLCTGSIGISEHAFFEAITHAQNRILYGNPVTDFAHVRAAFVDAYSRLVAMKQFSARAVDYFRSASLDDRRYLLFNPMTKAKVTSEGERVVGLLHDVIAAKGYEKSTYFREAAQVIGTLPKLEGTVHVNVGLILKFLPNYLFNPAEFPVIATRDDAADDEFFWNQGPTRGAAKIRFHEWKPVYEKHSGIPNVARFYEQAIALTELLTSAAPDAAQQKDLDFMLNVGHLFSLVVYGHLILEQAEITGLDADVVDQIFDFQIRDFSGYAIALHGKPSSTPEQQAWALAAVRKPVVDGERFDRVWQQVKAYDGAYEMRA, from the coding sequence GTGTCTGACACCGACGGATTGCTGTTCAACCCCCACACCGAAGATTTTGCCCGATTCGATCCCGAGACTCGCAGGCTGCTGCTGGCAACAGTCGAGTGGTTCGAAAACCGCGGCAAGAAGCAGCTCCTGCAGGACGACCTCGACGCTGTCTGGGTGTCGGACTTCCTCGACTTCGTGAAGAAGGAGAAGTTGTTCTCGACGTTCCAGACTCCGGCCGCTTTTGCCGATGGCGACGAGAACCGTCGCTGGGACGGTTCCCGCAACGCCGCACTGAGTGAAATCTTCGGCTTTTACGGACTGGCGTACTGGTACGCGTGGCAGGTCACGATTCTCGGACTCGGACCGATCTGGATGAGCGAGAACGAGGCCGCAAAAAAGCGTGCCGCGCAGGAACTTGCCGACGGTGGAGTTATGGCATTCGGACTCTCCGAGCGTGACCATGGCGCCGACGTCTACTCCACCGACATGCTCCTGACCCCCGCCGACGGCGATGTTGCCTTCCGGGCCAGCGGCGAGAAGTACTACATCGGCAACGGCAACGTCGCCGGGATGGTGTCGGTGTTCGGTCGTCGCACGGACGTTGACGGTCCCGAGGGGTATGTGTTCTTCGTTGCGGACAGCGCGCACCCGAACTACCACCTCGTCGACAATGTCCTCCGAGGTCAGATGTACGTCAGCAACTTCCGGTTGGAGGACTACCCGGTCCGAGAGGAAGACATCCTGCACACCGGTGTCGCGGCGTTCGAGGCAGCGCTCAACACCGTGAACGTCGGAAAGTTCAACCTCTGCACCGGCTCGATCGGAATCAGCGAACACGCGTTCTTCGAGGCAATCACTCACGCGCAGAACCGGATTCTGTACGGAAATCCCGTTACGGATTTCGCTCACGTCCGCGCGGCATTTGTCGACGCGTACTCGCGACTGGTTGCGATGAAGCAGTTCAGTGCGCGGGCCGTCGACTATTTCCGCAGTGCGAGTCTCGATGACCGTCGCTACCTGCTGTTCAACCCCATGACCAAAGCGAAGGTCACCTCCGAAGGTGAGCGTGTTGTCGGACTCCTGCACGACGTGATCGCGGCCAAGGGTTACGAGAAGTCCACGTACTTCCGGGAGGCCGCGCAGGTGATCGGCACACTGCCCAAGCTCGAAGGCACCGTTCACGTCAATGTGGGCTTGATCCTCAAGTTCCTGCCCAACTATCTCTTCAATCCGGCAGAGTTCCCCGTCATCGCCACGCGAGACGACGCCGCTGACGACGAGTTCTTCTGGAATCAGGGACCGACTCGCGGGGCGGCAAAGATCAGATTCCACGAGTGGAAGCCGGTGTACGAGAAGCACTCCGGAATCCCGAATGTCGCCCGCTTCTACGAGCAGGCTATCGCGTTGACCGAACTGCTGACCTCCGCGGCGCCGGATGCAGCGCAGCAAAAGGATCTCGACTTCATGCTCAACGTCGGGCATCTGTTCTCGCTCGTCGTGTACGGGCATCTGATCCTCGAGCAAGCCGAGATCACCGGACTCGACGCCGATGTCGTGGATCAGATCTTCGACTTCCAGATTCGCGACTTCTCCGGCTATGCGATTGCGCTGCATGGGAAACCGTCGTCGACGCCCGAGCAGCAGGCCTGGGCGTTGGCAGCTGTGCGCAAACCTGTCGTCGACGGTGAGCGCTTCGATCGCGTGTGGCAGCAGGTCAAGGCCTACGACGGCGCATACGAGATGCGCGCATGA
- a CDS encoding O-methyltransferase, with amino-acid sequence MEREPDWAEVDGYLVSTLVGEDPVLDAALAANTAAGLPPIDVAPNQGKLLHLYARMCLARNVLEIGTLGGYSTIWLARAVGPSGRVISLEFEPAHAEVARANIERAGLADRVDIRVGAALDSLPLIAKEELGPFDLVFIDADKENNSEYVRWALALSHPGTVIVVDNVVRGGHVSNPDIDDERVKASRAVLEMIAAEPRLDGTAIQTVGSKGWDGFAVAVVNE; translated from the coding sequence ATGGAACGCGAACCGGATTGGGCAGAAGTCGACGGTTACCTTGTCTCCACGTTGGTAGGTGAAGATCCGGTCCTCGACGCGGCACTCGCCGCCAATACCGCGGCCGGTTTGCCGCCTATCGACGTAGCGCCGAACCAAGGCAAACTCCTGCATCTTTATGCTCGAATGTGCTTGGCGCGCAACGTTCTCGAAATCGGAACTCTCGGCGGCTACAGCACCATCTGGCTGGCCCGCGCGGTCGGACCGTCCGGCCGCGTCATCAGTCTGGAATTCGAGCCGGCACACGCCGAGGTCGCGCGCGCCAACATCGAACGCGCCGGACTTGCCGATCGGGTCGACATCCGCGTCGGCGCTGCCCTCGATAGCTTGCCGTTGATCGCGAAGGAAGAACTCGGGCCATTCGACCTGGTGTTCATCGACGCGGACAAGGAAAACAACAGCGAATACGTGCGATGGGCGCTAGCGCTGTCGCACCCGGGCACTGTCATCGTCGTCGATAACGTCGTGCGTGGGGGACACGTCTCGAATCCGGACATCGACGACGAGCGGGTCAAGGCCAGTCGTGCCGTTCTCGAGATGATCGCGGCTGAACCGCGACTCGACGGCACCGCGATCCAGACCGTCGGATCGAAGGGGTGGGACGGGTTCGCCGTTGCAGTAGTCAACGAGTGA
- a CDS encoding nuclear transport factor 2 family protein — MSAPATRDQLMAVVEGSPKAVGAHDRSAWVSLFSSESQVNDPVGSRPHNGRASIERFYDTFIAPNTITFHVERDIVCGRTVWRDLSLATEMSTGVVLNVPMHLRYDLVGEPDSLQIGTLYAHWELATMLSQLSTAGAAGVKAAVKLTPQLLSNQGIGGALGFSRGIFGVGSKGKRAATRFLDAAKVGRIPPVPVELPAGTHLSTADANDLLVGVSRGKVLAAGRTVTASVVVCGEPAIALFGFEPSGHRINRVRFFTES, encoded by the coding sequence ATGAGCGCGCCGGCAACCCGCGATCAGTTGATGGCGGTGGTCGAGGGATCTCCCAAAGCTGTGGGTGCACATGATCGTTCGGCGTGGGTGTCGCTGTTCAGCTCCGAAAGTCAGGTCAACGATCCTGTTGGTTCGCGCCCGCACAACGGGCGGGCATCGATCGAGCGCTTCTACGACACGTTCATTGCTCCTAACACCATCACGTTCCATGTCGAGCGCGACATCGTGTGCGGCCGAACAGTGTGGCGCGATCTCAGTCTCGCTACCGAAATGTCGACCGGCGTAGTACTGAACGTGCCGATGCATCTGCGCTACGACCTGGTCGGCGAGCCGGATTCGTTACAGATCGGAACCCTGTACGCCCATTGGGAATTGGCGACCATGTTGAGCCAGCTTTCCACTGCGGGCGCGGCCGGTGTCAAGGCGGCGGTCAAGCTGACGCCGCAGTTGCTCTCCAACCAGGGGATCGGGGGAGCGCTCGGATTCTCACGCGGCATCTTCGGCGTCGGGTCCAAGGGAAAGCGGGCAGCAACACGATTCCTCGATGCCGCGAAAGTCGGTCGGATTCCGCCGGTTCCGGTCGAACTTCCGGCCGGGACGCACCTGTCCACCGCTGACGCCAACGACCTTCTGGTCGGGGTGAGCCGGGGCAAGGTCCTCGCTGCCGGCCGTACCGTCACGGCAAGCGTCGTCGTGTGCGGTGAACCGGCAATCGCACTCTTCGGATTCGAGCCCTCGGGGCATCGGATCAACCGCGTGCGGTTCTTTACCGAGAGCTGA
- the yaaA gene encoding peroxide stress protein YaaA yields MLVLLPPSETKSDGGKDAPLDLAELSMPQLTETRELLVQTLVDLAADVDASCQALGLGPTQADEVERNAKLWVSATRPALQRYTGVLFDALDAKSFTRAQKAKALDRIAIGSALFGAVRAGDLIPAYRLSGGSKLPGMGTLRSLWKPELPKALAAEADGLVIDLRSGTYQDLGPVPDALIATVLTEKPDGTRTVVSHFNKHHKGLLARALVVSRAEPSDIKGVARVASKAGLRVEIASERELIILTD; encoded by the coding sequence GTGCTTGTATTGCTGCCTCCCTCAGAAACCAAGTCCGACGGCGGCAAGGATGCGCCCCTCGATCTGGCTGAACTGTCGATGCCCCAGTTGACCGAAACGCGCGAATTGCTGGTGCAGACGCTTGTCGATCTGGCCGCCGACGTCGACGCCTCGTGCCAGGCTCTGGGGCTCGGACCGACCCAGGCGGACGAGGTGGAACGCAACGCCAAACTGTGGGTCTCGGCAACCCGCCCCGCACTTCAGCGCTACACCGGCGTGCTGTTCGACGCCCTTGACGCGAAGTCGTTCACGCGCGCTCAGAAGGCCAAGGCACTCGACCGGATCGCGATCGGTTCCGCCCTCTTCGGCGCGGTCCGCGCCGGTGATCTGATTCCCGCCTACCGCCTCTCCGGCGGGTCCAAGCTGCCCGGCATGGGGACACTGCGATCACTGTGGAAGCCGGAACTGCCGAAGGCCTTGGCCGCCGAGGCCGACGGACTTGTCATCGACTTGCGATCGGGCACTTACCAAGACCTCGGACCGGTTCCGGACGCGCTGATCGCAACGGTCCTCACCGAGAAGCCGGACGGAACCCGCACGGTGGTCAGTCACTTCAACAAACACCACAAGGGTCTGCTGGCGCGGGCGCTCGTGGTCTCACGCGCCGAACCGAGTGACATCAAGGGAGTTGCCCGAGTGGCGTCGAAGGCGGGCCTGCGCGTGGAAATCGCGTCGGAGCGCGAATTGATCATCCTGACGGATTGA
- a CDS encoding rhomboid-like protein, whose protein sequence is MLGAAKTVWQWVRSAPGTYIWLLALLFTTLFLRHLPDNVQEHFLGRRSTNLHHLSEDPIRVLFSSAFWLEGGGWLGYLVLFTTFHATAERWLGTWRWLCVVVIAHVGATYISEGVLYEGIRHGYVAQSAVNTLDVGVSYGLAGVVGVLVYLIAKPWRYVYITGALVFYAVPLIFAATFTAVGHMSALLLGVACYPLTRARAGVWNPADLWPSRRTAPAS, encoded by the coding sequence ATGCTGGGGGCAGCGAAGACGGTATGGCAGTGGGTGCGGAGCGCGCCCGGCACGTATATCTGGCTGTTGGCCCTTCTCTTCACCACGTTGTTCCTGCGGCACCTCCCGGACAATGTTCAGGAACACTTTCTCGGTAGGCGTTCGACCAACCTTCATCATCTTTCCGAAGATCCGATCCGCGTTCTGTTTTCCAGCGCGTTCTGGCTCGAAGGTGGCGGCTGGCTGGGGTATCTCGTTCTGTTCACGACTTTTCATGCCACGGCAGAGCGGTGGCTCGGGACGTGGCGGTGGTTGTGCGTTGTGGTCATTGCTCACGTCGGAGCCACGTACATCAGTGAAGGTGTTCTCTACGAAGGTATTCGGCACGGTTATGTTGCGCAGTCGGCCGTCAACACGCTCGATGTCGGTGTCAGCTACGGGTTGGCCGGAGTTGTCGGCGTTCTGGTCTATCTGATTGCGAAGCCGTGGCGATACGTCTACATCACGGGGGCACTGGTTTTCTATGCTGTGCCCTTGATCTTTGCCGCCACGTTCACGGCGGTCGGGCATATGTCCGCGTTATTGCTCGGCGTGGCGTGTTATCCGCTGACGCGTGCTCGGGCGGGGGTGTGGAATCCCGCGGATCTATGGCCGTCGCGCAGAACCGCACCGGCTTCGTGA